The following are encoded in a window of Polynucleobacter sp. VK25 genomic DNA:
- the rnpA gene encoding ribonuclease P protein component: MYIASTQEGVKPDLGVAVAKKLAKRAVDRNRLKRMIRELVWAAQANTLDKDVVVKLKKPIGRETRGRLRKKEKETLRSQISGLL, translated from the coding sequence ATGTATATTGCATCAACACAAGAGGGTGTTAAGCCCGACTTGGGTGTTGCAGTAGCAAAAAAGTTAGCCAAAAGAGCGGTAGATCGAAATCGCCTAAAGCGGATGATCCGCGAATTGGTTTGGGCAGCTCAAGCCAACACATTGGATAAAGATGTCGTGGTTAAGCTCAAAAAACCAATTGGTCGCGAGACTCGTGGCAGGCTTAGAAAAAAAGAAAAAGAAACTTTGCGCTCCCAGATTTCGGGGCTGCTTTAA